In Wolinella succinogenes DSM 1740, a single genomic region encodes these proteins:
- a CDS encoding sensor histidine kinase — protein sequence MLLRTRFLLFTLLFVLFVVVFELMKGWIYVHLKEELFERNIALAGNFLGSEAMLMALGLLKVEEAHKERREKMFESLWSAYLLGEPLHSLKNRAKNLGWENPEFFLIDLDSLQVSDSTDPRAILLRLNIFKKMLHAQAHPQSATLGALPRYDAQRKVLTGFTYRYDAKNRCFLVIRADYPSMDREVANVLFYANHILYNFQKRTTIKNLFYHVRYQDATGLEHLAYFDLKSPEKVDHQRALDLAKELSDRALDIPLEESVWYRSSQEEELYLQRKRFSMREGDVDLLLAMGVDRKHYFTHDGYAWFVNGFFWLGMGVFGILFYWLFQSWLLLPIERIAQRMHDKDPIPLSLAGKAKEFVTLLETHNRLLEELQKENEFSKMLLDSQDQFIKDSIHDINTPLSVILLNVGLLELEVGENEYLLHIKSGIRSLQHVYGDLSYLLDKEAKEGEGEEVFDLGEVLRERIEFFRIVIQANEKSIFLHIKGEGIRVKMNGGKLKRLIDNNLSNAIKHSFPQSRIDVSLVKLEPHAFLSFSNAAKKIEDKEAIFIRYTKGAESKAGYGIGLSIVKEICDEYGIAIDLSSDVLTTFTYVFPLEKG from the coding sequence GTGTTATTAAGGACGCGCTTTCTACTTTTCACACTTCTTTTTGTCCTTTTCGTCGTGGTTTTTGAACTGATGAAGGGGTGGATTTATGTCCATCTCAAAGAGGAGCTCTTTGAAAGAAATATCGCTCTAGCAGGGAATTTTCTTGGGAGTGAGGCGATGCTCATGGCGCTTGGACTCTTAAAGGTTGAAGAGGCGCACAAAGAGAGGCGAGAGAAGATGTTTGAGTCTCTTTGGAGCGCCTATCTTTTGGGTGAGCCGCTGCACTCCCTTAAAAACAGAGCCAAAAATCTAGGCTGGGAGAATCCCGAATTTTTCCTCATTGACCTTGATTCTTTGCAGGTCTCTGATAGCACCGATCCTAGGGCTATCTTGCTTAGATTAAATATTTTCAAAAAGATGCTTCATGCCCAAGCACACCCCCAAAGCGCAACCCTCGGAGCGCTTCCTCGATATGATGCGCAAAGGAAGGTTCTCACGGGCTTTACCTATCGATACGATGCGAAGAATCGGTGCTTTTTAGTGATTCGCGCGGATTACCCCTCTATGGATAGAGAGGTCGCCAATGTCCTTTTTTATGCCAATCACATCCTCTACAACTTCCAAAAACGCACCACTATCAAGAATCTTTTCTATCATGTGCGCTATCAAGATGCAACGGGTTTAGAACATTTGGCCTATTTTGATCTGAAGAGTCCTGAGAAAGTTGATCATCAAAGGGCTCTTGATCTGGCCAAAGAGCTTTCAGATCGTGCTTTGGATATTCCTCTTGAGGAATCGGTCTGGTATCGCTCAAGTCAAGAGGAGGAGCTCTATTTGCAGCGCAAGCGATTCTCCATGAGGGAAGGGGATGTTGATCTTCTCTTGGCGATGGGAGTGGACAGGAAGCACTACTTCACCCACGATGGCTACGCATGGTTTGTGAATGGATTTTTCTGGCTAGGGATGGGGGTTTTTGGCATCCTTTTCTACTGGCTTTTTCAGAGCTGGCTCCTTCTTCCTATCGAGAGAATTGCCCAAAGGATGCATGATAAAGATCCTATTCCTCTCTCTCTAGCGGGAAAAGCCAAAGAGTTTGTGACTCTTTTGGAGACGCACAATCGCCTCCTTGAAGAGTTGCAAAAAGAGAATGAGTTTTCCAAAATGCTTCTTGATAGCCAAGATCAATTTATCAAGGATTCAATCCATGACATCAATACGCCCCTTTCAGTGATTCTCCTGAATGTAGGATTGCTTGAACTTGAGGTGGGAGAGAATGAATATCTGCTCCATATCAAATCAGGAATTCGATCGCTCCAGCATGTTTATGGGGATTTGAGCTATCTTTTGGACAAAGAGGCCAAAGAGGGAGAGGGGGAAGAGGTCTTTGATTTGGGCGAAGTTTTACGCGAGAGAATTGAGTTTTTTCGTATCGTGATTCAGGCGAATGAGAAGAGCATTTTCTTGCATATTAAAGGAGAGGGAATCAGGGTGAAGATGAATGGGGGCAAGCTCAAACGACTCATTGACAACAATCTCTCTAATGCCATCAAACACAGCTTCCCTCAAAGTCGCATCGATGTTTCGCTGGTGAAGCTTGAGCCGCACGCCTTTTTGAGCTTTAGCAATGCGGCTAAGAAGATTGAAGACAAAGAGGCGATATTCATCCGCTACACTAAGGGCGCCGAATCAAAAGCGGGTTATGGAATCGGGCTTTCGATTGTCAAGGAGATTTGCGATGAATATGGAATCGCCATTGATCTCTCCTCAGATGTTTTAACCACCTTCACCTATGTTTTCCCTTTGGAAAAGGGCTAG
- a CDS encoding diguanylate cyclase domain-containing protein, producing the protein MQPPSTQKISSLAFRASFISALVIFLSLGALWGLISWAHWNQEIKEIEERYLRAQKEIISQAMQQAIGIIEHQRSEGVSQESVLELLHAMGNIRDENGYIFVVDSKGDILMGVEGIYGATPPNTNEIILSGGNTLHDLFEDALSTNPKGAFVQYFWNKRGESLPTPKISYITPYEPWSWIIGSGIHVDDLEHHIKQKRQERLEKLQEELLRFILLSLILFGFIVLFSRFLQKKSDKEIFTLLEELKGLAREHKEINLSKIEFEELKELASLINQMMRLEIEGRRREEGLNATLKRYLGIIDKYVIASSTDLEGRITNASEAFCQISGYSKEELLGQPHSIIRHPDTPDSLFQELWGTISQDKPWHGEIKNRKKNGDFYWVEMNIEILRDAKGEKIGYTAIRQDITDKKRIEELSITDDMTKLYNRRFFNQTIGKELRRASRGGWPIHLAILDIDRFKQYNDRYGHQAGDMALITVARVMKESLHRSGDYAFRMGGEEFGILLSAIPSKEAFTLLDSIRVRIESLKIPHEGNQSSSYLTISFGLFTCPNALQCTPDLMYKMADQALYEAKESGRNKGVISPLPL; encoded by the coding sequence ATGCAACCCCCATCCACTCAAAAGATATCCTCTCTCGCCTTTAGAGCCTCGTTCATTTCGGCACTGGTGATCTTTCTCTCTTTGGGCGCCCTTTGGGGGCTTATCAGCTGGGCCCACTGGAATCAAGAGATCAAAGAGATCGAGGAGCGATACCTCCGCGCTCAAAAAGAGATTATCTCCCAAGCCATGCAACAAGCCATAGGAATCATCGAGCATCAACGCTCTGAAGGAGTCTCACAAGAGAGCGTTTTGGAGCTTCTTCACGCCATGGGCAATATTCGAGATGAAAATGGTTACATTTTTGTGGTCGATTCTAAAGGTGACATCCTCATGGGAGTGGAGGGGATCTATGGCGCCACCCCTCCTAATACCAACGAGATTATTTTAAGCGGAGGCAACACCCTCCATGATCTCTTTGAGGACGCTCTCTCTACAAATCCAAAGGGAGCCTTTGTGCAATACTTTTGGAACAAAAGAGGCGAGAGCCTACCCACGCCTAAAATCTCCTATATCACCCCCTATGAACCATGGTCATGGATCATAGGGAGTGGAATCCATGTGGATGATTTAGAGCACCACATCAAACAGAAACGCCAAGAGAGGTTAGAGAAACTTCAAGAGGAGCTCCTTCGCTTCATTCTCCTCTCGCTAATTCTTTTTGGATTTATCGTGCTCTTCTCTCGATTCTTGCAAAAAAAGAGCGACAAAGAGATATTCACTCTCCTAGAAGAGCTCAAAGGACTTGCCAGAGAGCACAAAGAGATCAACCTCTCCAAGATCGAATTTGAAGAACTCAAAGAGCTTGCAAGTCTAATCAACCAAATGATGCGCTTAGAGATTGAGGGGCGGAGAAGAGAAGAGGGGCTCAACGCTACCTTAAAACGCTATCTTGGAATTATCGACAAGTATGTCATCGCCTCTTCGACCGACCTAGAAGGAAGAATCACCAATGCAAGCGAGGCTTTTTGCCAAATCTCTGGCTACAGCAAAGAGGAGCTCCTAGGTCAGCCCCACTCCATCATTCGCCATCCCGACACTCCCGACTCTCTTTTTCAAGAGCTTTGGGGAACGATCTCGCAAGATAAACCTTGGCATGGTGAGATCAAAAATCGAAAGAAAAATGGAGATTTTTACTGGGTAGAGATGAATATCGAAATACTCCGAGATGCCAAAGGTGAAAAGATCGGCTACACCGCTATCCGCCAAGATATCACCGACAAAAAAAGAATCGAGGAGCTTAGCATCACCGATGATATGACCAAGCTCTACAATCGTCGATTCTTCAATCAAACCATTGGAAAGGAGCTTCGACGAGCCTCTCGCGGTGGATGGCCTATTCATTTGGCGATTTTGGATATTGATCGATTCAAACAATACAACGACCGCTACGGGCATCAAGCAGGAGATATGGCGCTCATCACCGTGGCTAGAGTGATGAAAGAATCGCTCCATCGAAGCGGAGACTACGCCTTTAGAATGGGAGGCGAAGAGTTTGGGATTCTTCTTAGTGCCATCCCCTCCAAAGAGGCATTTACCCTGTTAGACTCGATTCGAGTGCGCATCGAATCACTTAAGATTCCCCATGAAGGGAATCAATCCTCCTCCTATCTCACCATCTCTTTTGGGCTCTTCACCTGCCCCAACGCCCTCCAGTGCACTCCAGACCTCATGTATAAAATGGCCGACCAAGCCCTCTATGAAGCCAAAGAATCGGGTAGGAATAAAGGCGTGATCTCTCCTCTTCCTCTATAG
- a CDS encoding response regulator transcription factor produces MKILLLEDEPGISMAIERYLKKQGFEVRAFSKIMEALEAIDENRDFNLFIVDVMLPDGNGIAFLETIKTLFFAPKIIMISADSRIQTIEKAFLGGCEDYLKKPFDIQELGLKVNKIFGRLTQEISLKEGIVYERVKRALYIQGEECHLSRKEMMLLDILIQNLGRVVTKEALEDGIWEGNMPSDDALRTTIKRLRQKIGEGIIRNVAGVGYQISLD; encoded by the coding sequence ATGAAAATCTTACTTTTGGAGGATGAGCCGGGAATCTCGATGGCCATTGAGCGCTACTTGAAAAAGCAGGGATTTGAGGTTCGGGCTTTTTCAAAGATCATGGAGGCGCTAGAGGCGATCGATGAGAATCGGGATTTCAATCTCTTTATTGTGGATGTGATGTTGCCCGATGGGAATGGAATCGCCTTTTTAGAGACGATCAAGACTCTCTTTTTTGCTCCTAAAATCATCATGATCAGCGCTGATTCGCGAATTCAGACGATCGAAAAAGCCTTTTTGGGAGGATGCGAAGATTATCTCAAAAAGCCTTTTGATATTCAGGAGCTAGGGCTAAAAGTCAACAAAATCTTTGGTCGCCTCACTCAAGAGATATCCCTCAAAGAGGGAATCGTCTATGAGAGGGTGAAGCGAGCGCTCTATATCCAAGGTGAGGAGTGCCATCTTTCGCGCAAAGAGATGATGCTTCTGGATATTCTCATCCAAAACCTTGGACGCGTGGTGACCAAAGAGGCATTGGAGGACGGTATATGGGAGGGGAATATGCCCTCTGATGATGCCCTAAGGACGACCATCAAACGCCTCCGCCAAAAAATCGGCGAGGGCATTATTAGGAATGTAGCAGGAGTGGGGTATCAGATATCGCTGGATTAG